In a genomic window of Telopea speciosissima isolate NSW1024214 ecotype Mountain lineage chromosome 5, Tspe_v1, whole genome shotgun sequence:
- the LOC122662677 gene encoding pentatricopeptide repeat-containing protein At5g50390, chloroplastic-like, whose translation MELPFSRFQNVSLDQIQSYFGFSSFLLDPKGYRPRNISLFPGFDFSYGRRDRWRMPPSHVKCYSLKQGLQPRPKLKPKPNHIPQNLEIAVASEETQIRKPTSGLCVQIEKLVYYKRFEEALELFEILECEGNYDVGSTTYDALVTACIGLRSIRGVKRVSSYMIESGFEPDLYLQNRVLLMHVKCGMMIDARWLFDAMKERNLVSWNTIMGGLVDSGEYSEAFQLFLLMWSEFSDVSSRMFATMIRTSAGLGLVSAGRQLHSCVLKMGIGADIFVSCSLIDMYSKCGNIEAAQFVFDEMPEKTVVGWNSIIAGYALHGYSEEALSKYHEMQCSGVKMDHFTYSIIIRICTRLASLEQAKQVHAGLVRHGFGLDVVANTTLVDLYSKWGRIEDARHVFDSMPRKNVISWNALIAGYANHGRGVEAVEMFEQMLCEGMVPNHVTFLAVLSACSYSGLSDKGWEIFESMSEDYNVKPRAMHYACMIDLLGREGLLDESFALIRDAPFKPTVNMWAALLTACRVHKNLELGKFVAEKLYGMEPEKLSNYIVLLNIYNSSGRLEEAAAVLQTLKRRGLRMLPACSWIDVKKKPHIFLSGDASHIQTKEIYQKVDSLMLEITKHGHIPVQKSLLPDVDEQEAQISSYHSEKLAIAFGLINTSSSTSLQLVQSHRICADCHEVIKLIALVTGRVIVVRDASRFHHFKDGTCSCGDYW comes from the coding sequence atggAACTCCCATTCTCACGCTTCCAAAATGTATCATTAGATCAGATCCAAAGCTATTTTGGTTTTTCCAGTTTCTTACTAGATCCCAAGGGTTACCGTCCCAGAaatatttccctttttcctgGGTTTGATTTCTCTTATGGCAGGAGAGACAGGTGGAGAATGCCACCCTCTCATGTCAAGTGTTATTCCCTTAAGCAAGGGCTACAACCAAGACCCAAGCTAAAGCCCAAGCCTAATCATATCCCCCAAAATTTAGAAATAGCGGTTGCTTCTGAAGAAACCCAGATTAGGAAACCCACTTCAGGGCTATGCGTTCAGATAGAGAAGCTCGTTTACTATAAAAGGTTTGAAGAGGCACTTGAATTGTTCGAAATTTTGGAGTGCGAGGGCAATTATGATGTGGGGAGCACTACATACGATGCGCTGGTGACTGCATGTATTGGGTTGAGATCTATTAGAGGAGTTAAGAGAGTATCCAGTTACATGATCGAAAGCGGGTTTGAGCCGGATCTGTATTTGCAAAACAGGGTCTTGTTGATGCACGTGAAATGTGGGATGATGATAGATGCACGCTGGTTGTTTGATGCTATGAAAGAGCGAAACTTAGTGTCCTGGAACACAATTATGGGTGGGCTTGTCGATTCAGGAGAATACAGCGAGGCTTTCCAGTTGTTCCTTCTCATGTGGTCGGAGTTTTCGGATGTCAGCTCCCGCATGTTTGCCACGATGATTCGGACTTCCGCTGGACTGGGGCTAGTCTCTGCAGGGAGACAATTGCACTCCTGTGTCTTGAAGATGGGGATAGGGGCTGATATTTTTGTGTCTTGTTCTTTGATTGATATGTATAGTAAGTGTGGGAACATTGAAGCTGCTCAATTtgtctttgatgaaatgccagAAAAGACGGTGGTTGGATGGAATTCAATTATTGCAGGGTATGCACTTCATGGGTATAGTGAGGAAGCTCTGAGTAAGTATCATGAGATGCAGTGTTCAGGTGTGAAAATGGATCACTTCACTTATTCCATAATTATTCGAATATGCACCCGTTTAGCTTCACTAGAGCAAGCTAAGCAAGTCCATGCTGGCCTTGTTCGTCATGGTTTTGGGTTAGATGTAGTAGCTAACACGACACTGGTCGACTTGTATAGCAAATGGGGTAGGATCGAAGATGCGCGGCATGTTTTCGATAGCATGCCTCGCAAGAATGTCATCTCTTGGAATGCTTTGATTGCTGGATATGCTAACCATGGTCGGGGAGTGGAGGCTGTCGAGATGTTTGAACAAATGCTCTGTGAAGGCATGGTTCCCAATCATGTCACTTTTCTTGCTGTGTTGTCTGCCTGTAGCTATTCAGGCTTGTCAGATAAAGGTTGGGAAATTTTTGAATCAATGAGCGAGGACTACAATGTCAAGCCCCGAGCAATGcactatgcatgcatgattgaccTATTGGGACGAGAAGGTCTCTTGGATGAATCTTTCGCATTGATTAGAGATGCGCCCTTTAAGCCTACTGTGAACATGTGGGCTGCCTTGCTGACAGCCTGTAGAGTCCACAAGAATTTAGAACTTGGGAAATTTGTGGCCGAAAAGCTTTATGGGATGGAACCTGAGAAGCTTAGCAACTATATCGTGTTGTTGAACATATATAACAGTTCTGGAAGATTGGAGGAAGCTGCTGCGGTCCTACAGACCTTGAAAAGAAGGGGCTTGAGAATGCTTCCTGCATGTAGTTGGATTGACGTCAAGAAAAAACCTCACATTTTCCTTTCAGGAGATGCATCCCATATTCAAACCaaagaaatttaccaaaaagTAGACAGCTTGATGTTGGAGATAACAAAACATGGTCATATCCCAGTTCAGAAATCTTTGCTTCCTGATGTGGATGAACAGGAAGCACAGATTTCTTCCTACCATAGTGAAAAACTAGCAATTGCTTTTGGACTCATCAATACGTCAAGTTCAACGTCATTACAACTAGTGCAGAGCCATCGGATCTGTGCTGATTGCCATGAGGTGATTAAGTTGATAGCCTTGGTTACTGGACGGGTAATTGTTGTGAGGGACGCAAGTCGCTTTCACCATTTCAAGGATGGAACTTGTTCTTGTGGGGATTACTGGTGA